Proteins co-encoded in one Kocuria flava genomic window:
- a CDS encoding glycosyltransferase encodes MRVLVVSTWFPSAEAPGETPFVVRHVRAIARDHDVRVVHLRLLRPGPVVREQWEGLPVVRLPFAPSRPATLLRAYRELWRALRGADVLHSMAFSTALVLAPFTGRRPWVHTEHWAGVTAPERINGLWVRLAALRHVLRLPDLLTGVSETMCASLRRFTRPERVVLWGNVVDHDPEVVPPPRGPVLELVAVGRLTATKDPLLALEAVDWIRRRGRDVHLVWCGGGPLALEVERRAAELGLGDAVELTGDVPPAEVRRRLAAADVFLLPSRIETFCVAAAEALAAGRPAVMGDRGGQTEFIDERSGRLVGERTGEAFGRAVLACLEPGGTAAPEELAAGIRGRYGAEAVAAEVDRLYRDLVAAQRSLTRGPSSH; translated from the coding sequence GTGCGCGTCCTCGTCGTCAGCACCTGGTTCCCCTCGGCGGAGGCGCCGGGGGAGACCCCGTTCGTGGTGCGCCACGTGCGCGCGATCGCCCGCGACCACGACGTGCGGGTGGTGCACCTGCGGCTGCTGCGCCCGGGACCGGTGGTCCGCGAGCAGTGGGAGGGGCTGCCCGTGGTGCGCCTGCCGTTCGCACCGTCCCGCCCGGCCACGCTCCTGCGCGCCTACCGCGAGCTGTGGCGGGCGCTGCGCGGGGCGGACGTGCTGCACTCCATGGCGTTCTCCACCGCCCTGGTCCTCGCCCCGTTCACCGGCCGGCGCCCCTGGGTGCACACCGAGCACTGGGCGGGGGTCACCGCCCCCGAGCGGATCAACGGCCTGTGGGTGCGCCTGGCCGCGCTGCGCCACGTGCTGCGGCTGCCCGACCTGCTGACCGGGGTCAGCGAGACCATGTGCGCGAGCCTGCGCCGGTTCACGCGCCCGGAGCGGGTGGTGCTGTGGGGCAACGTCGTCGACCACGACCCCGAGGTGGTGCCCCCGCCGCGCGGGCCGGTCCTCGAGCTGGTCGCCGTGGGCCGGCTGACGGCCACCAAGGACCCGCTGCTGGCCCTCGAGGCCGTGGACTGGATCCGGCGCCGGGGCCGGGACGTGCACCTCGTGTGGTGCGGGGGCGGGCCGCTGGCCCTGGAGGTCGAGCGGAGGGCCGCCGAGCTCGGCCTCGGGGACGCGGTCGAGCTGACCGGCGACGTCCCGCCCGCCGAGGTGCGGCGCCGCCTCGCCGCGGCGGACGTCTTCCTGCTGCCCAGCCGCATCGAGACCTTCTGCGTGGCCGCCGCCGAGGCCCTGGCCGCCGGCCGGCCGGCCGTCATGGGCGACCGCGGCGGGCAGACCGAGTTCATCGACGAGCGCAGCGGCCGACTCGTCGGCGAGCGCACCGGCGAGGCCTTCGGCCGGGCGGTGCTCGCGTGCCTGGAGCCCGGCGGCACCGCCGCCCCGGAGGAGCTGGCCGCCGGGATCCGCGGCCGCTACGGGGCCGAGGCGGTGGCCGCGGAGGTCGACCGGCTCTACCGCGACCTCGTGGCCGCACAGCGCTCTTTGACCCGCGGACCGTCCAGCCATTAA
- a CDS encoding FAD/NAD(P)-binding protein, which translates to MSAAGGAGAERRVVVIGAGPRGLSAVERFAARSAATGTRVRLDVVDPFPPGPGHVWRTDQSPLYLMNTPSLFPTVVPDDGVLPVDPLPPLRGMSFERWRLAVVAGEITIDADDAAHLTRMTPRSYPSRRMYGVYLEWVLRTLREVLPPTAELHAHRAEAVGVHVRAQARHRYDVEISGGQNLPADAVVLALGHLDADLRPDQKELVDGAAEFGLDYRPPAVPADVHWDALPAGETVLVRGMGLNFCDVLAQVTEGRGGIYTQEGERMRYHPSGREPVIVAGSRRGVPYRAKGEFGGYYADGARPHHFTLEAVRALAARTRGKLSFDADLWPLIRKDAVRHYYAVLARTAPEAFETDPQRFLQELDAVLASGDDHPEGPWASRAEALVATAVVPGRNISAARLARPFEGVSFDSHDAFAAAVVHHLDRDVHGALAAEDDPVRMAIASLNASRTVLKAVLADIGIDDASWHDELRRSFEPFVEGLASGPPVLRIQQLAALARAGVVRFLGPDPQFRVDEEAGCFVGTSPWVQDEPVHARHLVEAMSPPNDVRRNISPLLTSMHREGLVRVRALDTVDGVATVPSTGLDVTAAPYRAVRVDGGAEPGVFVLGLQLSAVQWGVAIAAEAGASAELGARTLADADRVAEAVLAPRPVRSGPLPARPGALPTR; encoded by the coding sequence ATGAGTGCAGCGGGCGGAGCGGGTGCGGAGCGGCGGGTCGTGGTCATCGGGGCGGGGCCGCGCGGGCTCTCGGCCGTGGAGCGGTTCGCGGCGCGCTCGGCGGCCACGGGCACCCGGGTGCGGCTCGACGTCGTCGACCCCTTCCCTCCGGGACCCGGGCACGTGTGGCGCACGGACCAGTCCCCGCTGTACCTGATGAACACCCCGTCCCTGTTCCCCACCGTGGTCCCCGACGACGGCGTGCTGCCGGTCGACCCGCTGCCGCCGCTGCGGGGGATGAGCTTCGAGCGGTGGCGGCTCGCGGTCGTGGCCGGGGAGATCACGATCGACGCCGACGACGCCGCGCACCTGACCCGCATGACGCCGAGGTCGTACCCCTCCCGGCGCATGTACGGGGTCTACCTCGAGTGGGTGCTGCGCACGCTGCGCGAGGTGCTGCCCCCGACCGCCGAGCTGCACGCCCACCGCGCGGAGGCCGTCGGCGTGCACGTGCGCGCGCAGGCCCGGCACCGCTACGACGTCGAGATCAGCGGCGGGCAGAACCTCCCCGCCGACGCCGTGGTGCTCGCCCTGGGCCACCTCGACGCCGACCTGCGCCCGGACCAGAAGGAGCTCGTGGACGGGGCCGCCGAGTTCGGCCTGGACTACCGGCCGCCGGCCGTGCCCGCCGACGTGCACTGGGACGCGCTGCCCGCGGGGGAGACGGTCCTGGTGCGCGGGATGGGGCTGAACTTCTGCGACGTCCTGGCCCAGGTCACCGAGGGCCGCGGCGGGATCTACACCCAGGAGGGGGAGCGGATGCGCTACCACCCCTCCGGCCGGGAGCCCGTGATCGTGGCCGGCTCCCGCCGCGGCGTGCCCTACCGCGCCAAGGGCGAGTTCGGGGGCTACTACGCCGACGGGGCCCGGCCCCACCACTTCACCCTGGAGGCGGTGCGCGCGCTGGCCGCGCGCACCCGGGGGAAGCTGTCCTTCGACGCCGACCTGTGGCCGCTGATCCGCAAGGACGCCGTGCGCCACTACTACGCGGTGCTCGCCCGCACGGCCCCCGAGGCCTTCGAGACCGACCCGCAGCGGTTCCTGCAGGAGCTCGACGCCGTGCTCGCCTCCGGCGACGACCATCCCGAGGGCCCGTGGGCGAGCCGCGCCGAGGCGCTCGTGGCCACCGCCGTGGTGCCCGGGCGCAACATCAGCGCCGCCCGCCTCGCCCGGCCGTTCGAGGGGGTCAGCTTCGACTCCCACGATGCCTTCGCCGCCGCCGTGGTCCACCACCTCGACCGCGACGTCCACGGGGCGCTCGCCGCGGAGGACGACCCGGTGCGCATGGCCATCGCCTCCCTCAACGCCTCCCGCACGGTGCTCAAGGCCGTGCTCGCCGACATCGGCATCGACGACGCCTCCTGGCACGACGAGCTGCGGCGCAGCTTCGAGCCGTTCGTGGAGGGCCTCGCCTCCGGTCCGCCCGTGCTGCGCATCCAGCAGCTCGCCGCGCTGGCCCGCGCCGGGGTGGTGCGCTTCCTGGGCCCGGACCCGCAGTTCCGCGTGGACGAGGAGGCCGGCTGCTTCGTGGGCACCTCGCCGTGGGTGCAGGACGAGCCCGTCCACGCCCGCCACCTCGTGGAGGCGATGTCCCCGCCCAACGACGTGCGGCGCAACATCTCCCCGCTGCTGACGTCGATGCACCGGGAGGGCCTCGTGCGGGTCCGCGCCCTGGACACCGTGGACGGTGTGGCCACCGTGCCCTCCACCGGCCTCGACGTCACGGCGGCCCCCTACCGGGCCGTGCGGGTCGACGGCGGCGCCGAGCCCGGGGTCTTCGTGCTCGGGCTGCAGCTGTCGGCCGTGCAGTGGGGCGTGGCGATCGCCGCCGAGGCCGGGGCCTCCGCCGAGCTGGGCGCGCGCACCCTGGCCGACGCCGACCGGGTCGCCGAGGCCGTGCTCGCACCCCGCCCCGTCCGCTCGGGCCCCCTCCCCGCCCGTCCGGGCGCCCTCCCCACCCGATGA
- a CDS encoding NAD(P)H-quinone oxidoreductase, translating to MRAVLETTPGGPEVLTVTEVPAPGLTPDGVRIRVRAAGINRADVMQRLGRYPVPPGASKIFGLEVSGTVAELGPEVPEDAGLAVGDEVVALLDSGGYAEEVVAPAAQVLPVPDGVDLEAAAGLPEVCATVFSNVFMAAAAREGEVVLIHGGTGGIGTNAIQMCRALGLRVLTTVGSPEKAAAARELGAETIDYRAEDFVERVRELTDGHGADIVLDVVGAMYLERNLDALAVNGRLVVIGLQGGRKGELDLGKLMAKRAAVIGTTLRSRPAGEKARIMAAVGEHVWPQVADGRIAPVVNRTFPLEEVAQAHEYFDSGAHIGKVLLVP from the coding sequence ATGCGCGCAGTGCTCGAGACGACCCCCGGAGGCCCCGAGGTCCTGACCGTCACCGAGGTCCCCGCCCCCGGGCTGACGCCCGACGGCGTGCGGATCCGGGTGCGGGCGGCCGGCATCAACCGCGCCGACGTCATGCAGCGGCTCGGGCGCTACCCCGTGCCGCCGGGCGCCTCGAAGATCTTCGGGCTCGAGGTCTCGGGCACCGTCGCCGAGCTCGGGCCCGAGGTCCCCGAGGACGCCGGGCTGGCCGTGGGCGACGAGGTCGTGGCCCTGCTCGACTCCGGCGGCTACGCCGAGGAGGTCGTCGCCCCCGCCGCCCAGGTCCTGCCCGTCCCCGACGGCGTGGACCTCGAGGCCGCGGCCGGGCTGCCCGAGGTGTGCGCGACCGTGTTCTCCAACGTCTTCATGGCCGCCGCCGCCCGCGAGGGCGAGGTCGTGCTCATCCACGGCGGGACGGGAGGGATCGGCACCAACGCCATCCAGATGTGCCGGGCGCTCGGGCTGCGCGTGCTCACCACGGTCGGCAGCCCCGAGAAGGCCGCGGCCGCCCGCGAGCTCGGCGCGGAGACGATCGACTACCGCGCCGAGGACTTCGTCGAGCGCGTCCGCGAGCTCACCGACGGCCACGGCGCCGACATCGTCCTCGACGTCGTCGGCGCGATGTACCTCGAGCGCAACCTCGACGCCCTCGCCGTCAACGGTCGGCTCGTGGTCATCGGCCTGCAGGGCGGGCGCAAGGGCGAGCTGGACCTCGGCAAGCTCATGGCCAAGCGCGCCGCCGTCATCGGCACCACGCTGCGCTCGCGCCCGGCGGGGGAGAAGGCCCGCATCATGGCTGCGGTCGGCGAGCACGTGTGGCCGCAGGTGGCGGACGGGCGGATCGCGCCGGTGGTCAACCGCACCTTCCCCCTCGAGGAGGTCGCGCAGGCCCACGAGTACTTCGACTCCGGCGCCCACATCGGCAAGGTGCTGCTCGTGCCGTGA
- a CDS encoding spore germination protein GerW family protein — protein sequence MTDDDARPAAPPTAAPGPGPAQTVPPAPAPGRAGPPGAGPSGIPDRTVLERSVDALTVRRVFGEAYELGAATVIPVARVRGAGGGGGGYGQEEHGSGGGQGLGYGVRAEPAGAFVVTGDRVSWQPAVDAERIALTSVLAFFATAAAVGLAVLGRRR from the coding sequence ATGACCGACGACGACGCCCGTCCCGCCGCCCCGCCGACCGCCGCCCCGGGACCGGGCCCGGCGCAGACGGTCCCGCCGGCCCCCGCGCCCGGCCGCGCCGGACCCCCGGGCGCGGGTCCCTCGGGGATCCCCGACCGCACCGTGCTGGAGCGCTCCGTCGACGCGCTGACGGTGCGCCGGGTCTTCGGCGAGGCCTACGAGCTGGGCGCCGCCACGGTGATCCCGGTGGCCCGTGTGCGCGGCGCGGGCGGCGGCGGTGGCGGCTACGGGCAGGAGGAGCACGGCTCCGGCGGCGGGCAGGGCCTCGGCTACGGGGTCCGCGCCGAGCCGGCCGGTGCCTTCGTGGTCACCGGCGACCGGGTGAGCTGGCAGCCGGCCGTCGACGCCGAGCGGATCGCGCTGACCTCGGTCCTGGCGTTCTTCGCGACCGCCGCCGCGGTCGGGCTGGCCGTGCTCGGCCGGCGCCGCTGA
- a CDS encoding ATP-grasp fold amidoligase family protein: protein MAAKRAPEFTKNPWITRDGRGPALARRAVSLIPLALRRQAFYLYRHHRFFRWRPRTFTEKIQWRLLHDRRELFAVGGDKIAMKDHVAAMGLDLEVPRTLWHGEDLRAVADHDWGCDWVLKPVTGSGYSAFGSGSLRGSGLDLDAVEHWRADDAHRIYGEWHYSRSRPGYLLEERIPTRDGASPNDYRFFVFDGRVHVVQIDTPRVAKVQRRFYDRDWTPLDVRQAGADLADPVDPPATLGRMVELAERIGAEWDFVRVDLYDADGTIWFGELTPAPTGGLAPYDPPEFDRQLGELWRLPA, encoded by the coding sequence GTGGCCGCCAAGAGAGCACCGGAATTCACCAAGAACCCGTGGATCACCCGGGACGGGCGGGGGCCGGCGCTGGCACGCCGCGCCGTGAGCCTCATCCCCCTGGCGCTGCGCCGCCAGGCCTTCTACCTCTACCGCCACCACCGCTTCTTCCGGTGGCGGCCCCGGACCTTCACCGAGAAGATCCAGTGGCGGCTCCTCCACGACCGCCGCGAGCTCTTCGCCGTGGGCGGGGACAAGATCGCCATGAAGGACCACGTCGCGGCCATGGGCCTCGACCTGGAGGTGCCCCGCACCCTGTGGCACGGGGAGGACCTGCGCGCGGTCGCCGACCACGACTGGGGCTGCGACTGGGTGCTCAAGCCCGTCACCGGCTCGGGCTACTCGGCCTTCGGCTCCGGCAGCCTGCGCGGCAGCGGCCTCGACCTCGACGCGGTCGAGCACTGGCGCGCCGACGACGCCCACCGCATCTACGGCGAGTGGCACTACAGCCGCTCCCGGCCGGGCTACCTGCTCGAGGAGAGGATCCCGACCCGGGACGGTGCCTCCCCGAACGACTACCGGTTCTTCGTCTTCGACGGCCGCGTCCACGTCGTCCAGATCGACACCCCGCGGGTGGCGAAGGTCCAGCGCCGGTTCTACGACCGGGACTGGACGCCCCTGGACGTCCGCCAGGCCGGTGCCGACCTCGCCGACCCGGTGGACCCGCCCGCGACCCTGGGGCGGATGGTCGAGCTCGCCGAGCGCATCGGCGCCGAGTGGGACTTCGTGCGCGTGGACCTCTACGACGCCGACGGCACGATCTGGTTCGGGGAGCTCACCCCCGCCCCCACCGGAGGGCTGGCGCCCTACGACCCGCCGGAGTTCGACCGGCAGCTCGGCGAGCTCTGGCGGCTGCCCGCCTGA
- a CDS encoding LGFP repeat-containing protein — protein MPRTTAVRLGSLLTAALLTAIGAGVLAGPAHAVSPVSAPERAVVMVPSAPAVGGAIRAKWLSLGGSGGFLGHPTSHERRLRDGGASQSFQGGQIHWSPGNGAHVTKGGIRKTWAVLGWENGFLGYPTSDERRLRSGGASQSFQGGQIHWSAASGAHATRGAIQRKWASAGWENGSLRYPTSHERRLRDGGASQSFQGGQIHWSPGNGAHITRGAIQRTWAASGWQDGRYGYPVGDEYRTPTGAAQRFEGGTITWTDPAKRVHSGYGDDVISITKPDGPGSMAVVEATHDGSSNFIVWGQDAGYADTDLLVNDIGTYSGSMLLDEDDWGAPTVRLRITADGAWTISVRSVNSLPSYGADRTVSGRGSSVFRYSGRSTTRQINHTGNSNFIVWSYPNNGYADLLVNDIGTYSGRVAYPGPAVIEVEADGSWSIRP, from the coding sequence ATGCCCCGCACCACAGCCGTCCGCCTCGGATCTCTTCTCACTGCGGCACTTCTGACGGCCATCGGAGCCGGGGTCCTGGCCGGTCCGGCGCATGCAGTGTCGCCGGTCTCAGCGCCGGAGCGGGCTGTCGTCATGGTGCCGTCCGCTCCGGCCGTCGGCGGGGCCATCCGGGCGAAGTGGCTCAGCCTGGGCGGCAGCGGCGGGTTCCTCGGTCATCCCACGAGCCATGAGCGGCGACTGCGGGACGGCGGGGCGTCGCAGTCCTTCCAGGGCGGACAGATCCACTGGTCCCCGGGCAACGGCGCGCATGTCACCAAGGGCGGAATCCGGAAGACATGGGCGGTACTCGGGTGGGAGAACGGGTTCCTCGGCTATCCCACGAGCGATGAGCGCCGGCTGCGCAGCGGTGGGGCGTCGCAGTCCTTCCAGGGCGGACAGATCCACTGGTCCGCGGCCTCGGGCGCTCACGCCACCCGCGGGGCGATCCAGCGCAAGTGGGCCTCGGCGGGGTGGGAGAACGGAAGCCTACGGTATCCCACCAGCCATGAGCGTCGACTGCGTGACGGTGGGGCGTCGCAGTCCTTCCAGGGCGGGCAGATCCACTGGTCCCCGGGCAATGGTGCCCACATCACCAGGGGTGCGATCCAGCGGACCTGGGCGGCCTCGGGCTGGCAGGACGGCCGCTACGGATACCCGGTCGGAGACGAGTACCGGACCCCGACGGGTGCGGCCCAGCGTTTCGAGGGCGGCACCATCACGTGGACCGACCCGGCCAAGCGGGTGCACAGCGGATACGGCGACGACGTCATCAGCATCACGAAGCCGGACGGCCCGGGAAGCATGGCCGTGGTGGAGGCGACGCACGACGGAAGCAGCAACTTCATCGTCTGGGGCCAGGACGCCGGCTACGCGGACACCGATCTGCTGGTCAACGACATCGGCACGTACTCGGGCAGCATGCTGCTGGACGAGGACGACTGGGGGGCGCCCACGGTGCGACTTCGGATCACCGCGGACGGCGCCTGGACCATCTCAGTCCGGTCGGTGAACTCCCTGCCCTCCTACGGTGCCGACCGCACCGTCTCGGGGCGCGGCAGCTCGGTGTTCCGCTACTCGGGTCGCTCCACGACCCGCCAGATCAACCACACCGGCAACAGCAACTTCATCGTCTGGTCCTATCCGAACAATGGGTACGCAGACCTTCTCGTCAACGACATCGGCACCTACTCCGGACGTGTGGCCTACCCCGGTCCTGCCGTCATCGAGGTCGAAGCGGATGGGTCGTGGTCTATCAGGCCCTGA
- a CDS encoding prolyl oligopeptidase family serine peptidase: protein MSESTGTDARSTAPAGSPPAGQPHDEHLWLEEIDGPAPLAWVARQNARTLSLLEGPALERLEADVLAVMDSADRIPMVAKHGEHYYNFWRDAEHPRGLFRRTGWESWTGEDPQWEVLLDVDALAAAEGVDWVWGGARLLRPQYTGGVHRRALVSLSPDGGDAKRVREFDLERREFVPGGFDVPTAKSSVTWVDADTVHVGTDFGPGSLTTSSYPRTVRVLRRGQDLAEARQVFEVPEDHVQAVLVRDHTPGFVRDVAVDVVDFFSSRTHLVRDGGLVHVDVPETVTVDLHRQWLLLRPQEDFELGGTRHLAGSLLAADLEAFLAGDRTVVPVFVPDAHTSLQSWSWTADRLLLELLRDVSSVVLVAEPGTWTTAELPGAPALHSVDAWAVDDEDPEAGNDHWLVATGFLTPTTVARGTLATGTDPGTAPRVVKRAPSFFDASGLVVEQHFAVSADGTRVPYFQVGPAGLVADGRNPTLLSGYGGFEVSRTPSYSGSLGRSWLARTDDEGRSGVYVLANIRGGGEYGPSWHRAALRERRHRAYEDFAAVAADLQARGVCSRERLACSGGSNGGLLVGNMLTRWPHLFGAVSCGVPLLDMRRYTQLSAGASWIAEYGDPEDPAQWEFLRTFSPYHLMRAGEDYPPVLFWTATSDDRVGPVQARKAAARLQGLGHEDVWFYEATNGGHAGAGDNKQAARLHALSHEFLWRMLHRD from the coding sequence ATGAGCGAGAGCACCGGCACCGACGCCCGCAGCACCGCCCCGGCCGGCTCCCCGCCCGCCGGGCAGCCCCACGACGAGCACCTGTGGCTCGAGGAGATCGACGGGCCCGCCCCGCTGGCGTGGGTGGCCCGGCAGAACGCCCGGACCCTGTCCCTGCTCGAGGGCCCGGCCCTGGAGCGGCTCGAGGCGGACGTGCTGGCGGTGATGGACTCGGCCGACCGGATCCCCATGGTCGCCAAGCACGGGGAGCACTACTACAACTTCTGGCGCGACGCCGAGCACCCGCGCGGCCTGTTCCGCCGCACCGGGTGGGAGTCGTGGACCGGCGAGGACCCGCAGTGGGAGGTGCTGCTGGACGTCGACGCCCTCGCCGCGGCCGAGGGCGTGGACTGGGTGTGGGGCGGGGCGCGCCTGCTGCGCCCGCAGTACACCGGCGGGGTGCACCGGCGGGCGCTCGTGAGCCTGTCCCCCGACGGCGGGGACGCGAAGCGGGTGCGGGAGTTCGACCTCGAGCGCCGCGAGTTCGTGCCCGGCGGCTTCGACGTCCCCACCGCCAAGTCCTCGGTGACCTGGGTGGACGCGGACACCGTGCACGTGGGCACCGACTTCGGCCCGGGGAGCCTGACCACCTCCTCCTACCCCCGCACGGTGCGCGTGCTGCGCCGCGGCCAGGACCTCGCCGAGGCCCGGCAGGTCTTCGAGGTGCCCGAGGACCACGTGCAGGCGGTGCTCGTGCGCGACCACACCCCCGGCTTCGTGCGCGACGTCGCCGTGGACGTCGTCGACTTCTTCTCCTCCCGCACCCATCTGGTGCGCGACGGCGGCCTCGTGCACGTGGACGTGCCCGAGACCGTCACCGTGGACCTGCACCGGCAGTGGCTGCTGCTGCGCCCGCAGGAGGACTTCGAGCTGGGCGGGACGCGCCACCTGGCGGGGTCGCTGCTGGCCGCGGACCTCGAGGCGTTCCTGGCCGGGGACCGCACCGTGGTGCCCGTCTTCGTCCCGGACGCGCACACGTCCCTGCAGTCGTGGTCCTGGACGGCCGACCGGCTGCTGCTCGAGCTGCTGCGCGACGTCTCCTCCGTGGTGCTCGTGGCCGAGCCCGGGACGTGGACCACCGCGGAGCTGCCCGGGGCGCCCGCGCTGCACAGCGTCGACGCCTGGGCGGTCGACGACGAGGACCCCGAGGCCGGCAACGACCACTGGCTCGTGGCCACGGGCTTCCTCACGCCCACGACCGTCGCGCGCGGGACGCTGGCCACCGGCACGGACCCCGGCACCGCGCCGCGGGTCGTCAAGCGCGCCCCGTCCTTCTTCGATGCCTCCGGGCTGGTCGTCGAGCAGCACTTCGCCGTCTCGGCCGACGGCACCCGCGTGCCCTACTTCCAGGTGGGCCCGGCCGGGCTGGTCGCCGACGGGCGCAACCCCACGCTGCTCTCGGGCTACGGCGGCTTCGAGGTCTCCCGCACCCCCTCCTACTCGGGCTCCCTCGGGCGCTCCTGGCTGGCCCGCACCGACGACGAGGGTCGCTCGGGGGTCTACGTGCTCGCCAACATCCGCGGCGGCGGGGAGTACGGCCCCTCCTGGCACCGGGCGGCGCTGCGGGAGCGGCGCCACCGTGCCTACGAGGACTTCGCCGCCGTGGCCGCCGACCTCCAGGCCCGCGGGGTCTGCTCCCGGGAGCGGCTGGCCTGCTCGGGCGGCTCCAACGGCGGGCTGCTCGTGGGCAACATGCTCACCCGCTGGCCCCACCTGTTCGGGGCCGTCTCCTGCGGGGTGCCCCTGCTGGACATGCGCCGCTACACGCAGCTGTCCGCCGGTGCCTCCTGGATCGCCGAGTACGGCGACCCCGAGGACCCGGCGCAGTGGGAGTTCCTGCGCACCTTCTCCCCGTACCACCTGATGCGCGCCGGGGAGGACTACCCGCCCGTGCTGTTCTGGACGGCCACGAGCGACGACCGGGTCGGTCCCGTCCAGGCGCGCAAGGCCGCCGCCCGCCTGCAGGGGCTCGGCCACGAGGACGTGTGGTTCTACGAGGCCACCAACGGCGGGCACGCCGGCGCCGGGGACAACAAGCAGGCCGCGCGGCTGCACGCGCTCTCCCACGAGTTCCTGTGGCGGATGCTGCACCGGGACTGA
- a CDS encoding phage holin family protein produces MPFLVRVLVNAAALWAAAWLLPGMTIEADPSVVAAVGSPTTAAVLAHLFLGLVFGVVNAVVRPVLQLLSLPITCLTLGLFAIVVNALMLWLTAWLSSFTPLRLGIDEFFWTAVLATLIVGVVSLLLGWAVPERRARTR; encoded by the coding sequence GTGCCGTTCCTGGTGCGGGTGCTGGTCAACGCGGCCGCCCTGTGGGCGGCCGCGTGGCTGCTGCCCGGCATGACGATCGAGGCCGACCCCTCCGTGGTCGCGGCCGTGGGCAGCCCCACCACGGCCGCGGTGCTCGCCCACCTGTTCCTGGGCCTCGTCTTCGGAGTGGTCAACGCGGTCGTGCGGCCCGTGCTGCAGCTGCTGTCCCTGCCGATCACGTGCCTGACGCTCGGGCTGTTCGCGATCGTCGTCAACGCCCTGATGCTGTGGCTGACCGCCTGGCTGAGCTCGTTCACCCCGCTGCGGCTGGGCATCGACGAGTTCTTCTGGACGGCGGTGCTGGCCACGCTGATCGTCGGGGTGGTCTCGCTGCTGCTCGGCTGGGCCGTGCCCGAGCGGCGGGCGCGAACCCGCTGA
- a CDS encoding cryptochrome/photolyase family protein, with the protein MDAAEGPGRAVTVVWFRDDLRITDHPALDAAVRRGRVLALYVLDEDSADVLPLGTAARWWLDGSLRSLRASLAELGIPLVSRRGPAGEVVPEVLRRTGAGGITWNRRYGGPERAVDAAVKQWCAGHDVEAHSFAAALLHEPWEVRTGTGRPYRVFTPFWKALRARPVRQPLPAPPAGRGAPPALAAAAGDEDPQAWALRADRRRAEDLGASWTTGEAAAWERLDDFLDRVEDYAEGHDRPDRDATSRLSPHLRWGELSPHAVWDATVRHRADQGGSPGLEKFLTELGWREFNWHLLHEHPDLHRRHLRPRFDAFPWRSGEEAAADLSAWREGRTGVPLVDAGMRQLAGTGWMHNRVRMVTASFLVKNLMVDWRAGVGVFHDALVDADAANNAANWQWVAGSGADASPFFRIFNPVTQARRFDPEARYVRRWVPELAAEGIDPHEPGLLGPSAGYPEPLVDLRASRQRALDAWAATA; encoded by the coding sequence GTGGACGCAGCGGAGGGCCCGGGACGGGCGGTGACGGTCGTGTGGTTCCGGGACGACCTGCGGATCACCGACCACCCCGCCCTCGACGCCGCCGTCCGGCGCGGGCGGGTGCTGGCCCTGTACGTCCTGGACGAGGACTCCGCCGACGTCCTGCCCCTCGGCACGGCGGCCCGGTGGTGGCTCGACGGGTCCCTGCGCTCGCTGCGGGCGTCCCTGGCGGAGCTGGGGATCCCGCTGGTCTCGCGGCGCGGCCCGGCCGGGGAGGTCGTGCCCGAGGTGCTCCGGCGCACCGGGGCGGGCGGCATCACCTGGAACCGCCGCTACGGCGGGCCCGAGCGGGCCGTCGACGCAGCGGTCAAGCAGTGGTGCGCCGGCCACGACGTCGAGGCGCACTCCTTCGCCGCGGCCCTGCTGCACGAGCCGTGGGAGGTGCGCACCGGCACGGGCAGGCCCTACAGGGTCTTCACCCCCTTCTGGAAGGCCCTGCGCGCCCGGCCCGTGCGCCAGCCCCTGCCCGCGCCGCCTGCCGGGCGCGGCGCACCGCCCGCGCTCGCGGCCGCGGCCGGCGACGAGGACCCGCAGGCGTGGGCCCTGCGGGCGGACCGGCGGCGGGCGGAGGACCTGGGCGCGTCGTGGACCACCGGGGAGGCCGCGGCCTGGGAGCGGCTGGACGACTTCCTGGACCGCGTCGAGGACTACGCCGAGGGCCACGACCGTCCCGACCGGGACGCCACGAGCAGGCTCTCCCCGCACCTGCGCTGGGGCGAGCTGAGCCCGCACGCCGTCTGGGACGCCACCGTGCGGCACCGGGCCGACCAGGGCGGCAGCCCGGGGCTGGAGAAGTTCCTCACCGAGCTCGGCTGGCGGGAGTTCAACTGGCACCTCCTGCACGAGCACCCGGACCTGCACCGCCGGCACCTGCGCCCGCGCTTCGACGCCTTCCCGTGGCGCTCCGGCGAGGAGGCGGCCGCGGACCTGAGCGCCTGGCGGGAGGGCCGCACCGGCGTCCCCCTCGTCGACGCGGGCATGCGCCAGCTCGCGGGCACCGGGTGGATGCACAACCGGGTGCGGATGGTCACCGCCTCCTTCCTCGTCAAGAACCTGATGGTCGACTGGCGGGCCGGGGTCGGGGTGTTCCACGACGCGCTCGTGGACGCCGACGCCGCGAACAACGCCGCCAACTGGCAGTGGGTCGCCGGCTCGGGGGCCGACGCCAGCCCCTTCTTCCGGATCTTCAACCCCGTCACCCAGGCCCGCCGCTTCGACCCGGAGGCCCGCTACGTCCGCCGCTGGGTGCCCGAGCTCGCCGCCGAGGGCATCGACCCGCACGAGCCCGGGCTGCTGGGCCCGTCGGCCGGCTACCCCGAGCCGCTCGTCGACCTGCGGGCGAGCCGGCAGCGCGCCCTCGACGCCTGGGCGGCCACCGCCTGA